From a single Alloactinosynnema sp. L-07 genomic region:
- a CDS encoding NADH-quinone oxidoreductase subunit J, which produces MLMAAQEVANQVSLGEAVTFWVLGPLALAGGLGMVFARNAVHSALFLVLTMLSLGALYMVQQAPFLGFVQIIVYTGAIMMLFLFVLMLVGRDSSDSVVEVLRGQRLWAGALGVGLAVLMVAAVARSLTSARAVGLTGEQANGGKGNVYNIGYEIFTDYLFPFELTSALLIVAAVGAMILGYVDRHQKGRKTQKELVEARFRGEHDRPSPLPGPGVFATSNSVATPALLPDGSVAPESLSRLIEATASEKLDEERKAVAGLLPGPDARSLAPGKEDKA; this is translated from the coding sequence ATGCTCATGGCGGCCCAAGAGGTCGCGAACCAGGTGTCGCTCGGCGAGGCGGTCACCTTCTGGGTCCTCGGTCCGCTCGCGCTGGCGGGCGGCCTCGGCATGGTGTTCGCGCGCAACGCGGTGCACTCGGCGCTGTTCCTGGTGCTGACGATGCTCAGCCTTGGCGCGCTCTACATGGTGCAGCAGGCGCCGTTCCTCGGCTTCGTGCAGATCATCGTCTACACCGGCGCGATCATGATGCTGTTCCTGTTCGTGCTGATGCTCGTCGGCCGCGACTCGTCGGACTCGGTGGTCGAGGTGCTGCGCGGGCAGCGGCTGTGGGCGGGCGCGCTCGGCGTCGGCCTCGCCGTGCTGATGGTCGCCGCGGTCGCGCGGTCGCTGACCTCGGCCCGCGCGGTCGGGCTCACCGGTGAGCAGGCCAACGGCGGCAAGGGCAACGTCTACAACATCGGCTACGAGATCTTCACCGACTACCTGTTCCCCTTCGAGCTGACCTCGGCGCTGCTGATCGTCGCCGCGGTCGGCGCGATGATCCTCGGCTACGTCGACCGGCACCAGAAGGGCCGCAAGACGCAGAAGGAACTGGTCGAGGCCCGCTTCCGCGGCGAGCACGACCGGCCTTCGCCGCTGCCCGGCCCCGGCGTGTTCGCCACGTCGAACTCGGTGGCCACCCCGGCGCTGCTGCCGGACGGCTCGGTCGCCCCGGAGTCGCTGTCGCGGCTCATCGAGGCCACCGCGTCGGAGAAGCTCGACGAGGAGCGCAAGGCGGTGGCGGGTCTGCTGCCCGGCCCGGACGCGCGTTCGCTCGCGCCCGGTAAGGAGGACAAGGCATGA
- the nuoK gene encoding NADH-quinone oxidoreductase subunit NuoK — MTPSYYLLLSALLFTIGAVGVLVRRNAIVVFMCIELMLNAVNLTLVTFSRMNGSLDGQVMAFFVMVVAAAEVVVGLAIIMSIFRTRRTASVDDANLLKY; from the coding sequence ATGACGCCGTCGTACTACTTGCTGCTCTCCGCGCTGCTGTTCACCATCGGCGCCGTCGGCGTCTTGGTGCGCCGCAACGCCATCGTCGTGTTCATGTGCATCGAGCTGATGCTCAACGCCGTGAACCTGACGCTGGTGACCTTCTCGCGGATGAACGGCTCGCTGGACGGGCAGGTGATGGCCTTCTTCGTGATGGTCGTGGCCGCCGCGGAGGTCGTGGTCGGCCTGGCGATCATCATGTCGATCTTCCGCACCCGCCGGACCGCGTCGGTCGACGACGCCAACCTGCTGAAGTACTAG
- the nuoN gene encoding NADH-quinone oxidoreductase subunit NuoN yields the protein MTSVLLLAQEAPAQPAKVQAPPVSTIWPILIVLGAACVGVLFEAFLPRHQRWPAQVVLTLGTLAAAGVALAVLVNDLPAGGELAMFGTLAIDRPALFLWGTLLALSLGAVLMIADRSVEPGGAFVATAAIRPGTIQDRAQVTATGMQTEVFPLTLFALGGMMIFCAANDLLTMFIALEVLSLPLYLMCGLARRRRLLSQESAVKYFLLGAFASAFFLYGLALLYGYAGSVRLADIAAAAAGTDRSDTLLFGGMGLLVVGLLFKASVGPFHTWTPDVYQGAPTPVTAFMAACTKVAAFGGILRVLQVAFEATSWEWRSVLSGVAIVSMIIGAVLGLTQTDVKRMIAYSSVAHAGFLLIGSIALTEKGLSGTLFYLLTYGFTTLAAFGVISLVRDSSGEATHLSQWAGLAKRSPLVAGVFTFILLALAGIPLTSGFVGKFVVFEAAIADGMAPLVVIALIASAVAAFFYLRVIVLMYFSEPAADGPTVTVPGAFTTAAITLGVVVTLVLGIAPAFALDWAAGGAFAVR from the coding sequence ATGACTTCGGTCCTCCTGCTCGCCCAGGAAGCGCCCGCGCAGCCCGCCAAGGTCCAGGCGCCGCCGGTCAGCACGATCTGGCCGATCCTGATCGTGCTCGGCGCGGCGTGTGTCGGCGTGCTGTTCGAGGCGTTCCTGCCCCGGCACCAGCGCTGGCCCGCGCAGGTAGTGCTGACCCTGGGCACCCTCGCGGCGGCGGGCGTGGCGCTGGCCGTCCTGGTCAACGACTTGCCCGCGGGCGGTGAGCTGGCCATGTTCGGCACGCTCGCCATCGACCGCCCGGCGCTGTTCCTCTGGGGCACGCTGCTGGCGCTGTCACTCGGCGCGGTCCTGATGATCGCCGACCGTTCCGTCGAACCCGGCGGCGCGTTCGTGGCCACCGCGGCGATCCGGCCCGGCACCATCCAGGACCGGGCCCAGGTCACCGCGACCGGCATGCAGACCGAGGTCTTCCCGCTGACGCTGTTCGCGCTCGGCGGCATGATGATCTTCTGCGCGGCCAACGACCTGCTGACGATGTTCATCGCGCTGGAAGTGCTGTCGCTGCCGCTGTACCTGATGTGCGGCCTGGCCCGTCGTCGCCGCCTGCTGTCGCAGGAGTCGGCGGTCAAGTACTTCCTGCTCGGCGCGTTCGCCTCGGCGTTCTTCCTCTACGGCCTCGCACTGCTCTACGGCTACGCCGGTTCGGTTCGCCTGGCCGACATCGCCGCCGCGGCGGCGGGCACCGACCGCTCCGACACGCTGCTGTTCGGCGGCATGGGCCTGCTCGTCGTCGGTCTGCTGTTCAAGGCGTCCGTCGGCCCGTTCCACACCTGGACCCCGGACGTCTACCAGGGCGCCCCGACCCCGGTCACCGCGTTCATGGCCGCCTGCACCAAGGTCGCCGCGTTCGGCGGAATCCTGCGCGTGCTGCAGGTCGCCTTCGAGGCGACAAGCTGGGAGTGGCGCAGCGTCCTGTCGGGCGTGGCGATCGTATCCATGATCATCGGCGCGGTGCTGGGCCTGACCCAGACCGACGTCAAACGGATGATCGCGTACTCGTCGGTCGCCCACGCCGGCTTCCTGCTCATCGGTTCCATCGCGCTGACCGAGAAGGGCCTGTCCGGCACGCTGTTCTACCTGCTGACCTACGGCTTCACCACGCTGGCCGCGTTCGGCGTGATCAGCCTGGTCCGCGACTCCTCCGGCGAGGCGACGCACCTGTCGCAGTGGGCGGGCCTGGCCAAGCGCTCGCCACTGGTCGCGGGCGTGTTCACCTTCATCCTGCTGGCACTGGCGGGTATCCCGCTGACCAGCGGATTCGTCGGCAAGTTCGTCGTCTTCGAGGCCGCCATCGCCGACGGGATGGCGCCGCTGGTGGTCATCGCGCTCATCGCCTCGGCGGTCGCCGCGTTCTTCTACCTGCGGGTGATCGTCCTGATGTACTTCAGCGAGCCCGCCGCGGACGGCCCGACCGTCACCGTCCCCGGTGCGTTCACCACCGCCGCCATCACCCTCGGCGTCGTGGTCACCCTGGTCCTCGGCATCGCCCCCGCCTTCGCCCTCGACTGGGCCGCGGGCGGCGCGTTCGCCGTCAGGTAA
- the nuoL gene encoding NADH-quinone oxidoreductase subunit L, with product MTGTINLAAEVQQAGGAASAAWLLLLLPALGAAVLLLGGRRTDKWGHLLGCATVIAAFAYGLVLFLDSTSLAADDRMQNLHLFDWIQAGALNIDFGLRLDPLSLTFVLLITGVGALIHIYSIGYMNADADRRRFFGFLNLFIAAMLLLVLGNSFVTLYFGWEGVGLASYLLIGWYQGKDFAATAAKKAFIMNRVGDVGLALAIFLMFKTMGSTQFDVVFDKIGEQSTGTVVAIGILLLLGACGKSGQFPLQAWLPDAMAGPTPVSALIHAATMVTAGVYLIARSSPIYSLPQAEDARFVVMIIGALTLLIGCVIGCAYDDFKKVLAYSTVSQIGYMILAVGLGPAGYALGIMHLLTHGFFKAGLFLGAGSVMHGMNDEGDIRRMGGLAKKMPVTFITWTLGYLALVGFPFLSGYFSKDAIIAAAFGEHGWRGWVFGGVALFGAGLTAFYMTRLLILVFLGKPRYENLKSEDGRDYHPHESGATMTIPMIILAVGSVGIGAFLALGDRLAGWLEPTVGPLAETHGPLSHGMIAILTVAISALGAVIAFLIFGRGEQPVTRPARVSFPVRAARAELYGNHLNEALVGKPGIWLSRALVYVDNRGVDGLVNGIAAALGGSSGRLRRTQTGFVRSYALTMLGGSILVVAAMLMVRFA from the coding sequence GTGACGGGAACGATCAACCTCGCTGCTGAGGTGCAGCAGGCAGGCGGCGCCGCGAGTGCCGCCTGGCTGCTGCTCCTCCTCCCTGCCTTGGGCGCGGCCGTGCTGCTGCTCGGCGGGCGGCGCACCGACAAGTGGGGCCACCTGCTGGGCTGCGCGACGGTCATCGCCGCGTTCGCCTACGGCCTGGTCCTCTTCCTGGACAGCACGTCGCTGGCAGCCGACGACCGGATGCAGAACCTGCACCTGTTCGACTGGATCCAGGCGGGCGCGCTCAACATCGACTTCGGCCTGCGGCTCGACCCGCTGTCGCTGACGTTCGTGCTGCTGATCACCGGTGTGGGCGCGCTGATCCACATCTACTCGATCGGCTACATGAACGCCGACGCCGACCGCCGCCGCTTCTTCGGCTTCCTGAACCTGTTCATCGCGGCCATGCTCCTGCTGGTCCTCGGCAACTCGTTCGTGACGCTGTACTTCGGCTGGGAAGGCGTCGGTCTCGCCTCCTACCTGCTCATCGGCTGGTACCAGGGCAAGGACTTCGCGGCCACCGCGGCCAAGAAGGCGTTCATCATGAACCGGGTCGGCGACGTCGGCCTGGCCCTGGCGATCTTCCTGATGTTCAAGACGATGGGCAGCACCCAGTTCGACGTGGTCTTCGACAAGATCGGCGAGCAGTCGACCGGCACCGTCGTGGCCATCGGCATCCTGCTGCTGCTCGGCGCCTGCGGTAAGTCCGGCCAGTTCCCGCTCCAGGCCTGGTTGCCTGACGCGATGGCCGGTCCGACGCCGGTCTCCGCACTGATCCACGCCGCGACCATGGTGACCGCGGGCGTCTACCTCATCGCCCGCTCCAGCCCGATCTACTCGCTGCCGCAGGCCGAGGACGCGCGCTTCGTCGTGATGATCATCGGTGCGCTGACGCTGCTGATCGGTTGTGTCATCGGCTGCGCGTACGACGACTTCAAGAAGGTGCTGGCCTACTCGACGGTCAGCCAGATCGGCTACATGATCCTGGCCGTCGGCCTCGGCCCGGCCGGGTACGCGCTGGGCATAATGCACCTGCTGACCCACGGCTTCTTCAAGGCCGGGCTCTTCCTCGGCGCCGGTTCGGTCATGCACGGCATGAACGATGAGGGCGACATCCGGCGGATGGGCGGCCTGGCGAAGAAGATGCCGGTCACCTTCATCACCTGGACGCTGGGCTACCTCGCGCTGGTCGGCTTCCCGTTCCTGTCCGGCTACTTCTCCAAGGACGCGATCATCGCCGCTGCCTTCGGCGAGCACGGCTGGCGCGGCTGGGTCTTCGGCGGCGTCGCGCTCTTCGGCGCCGGGCTGACCGCGTTCTACATGACGCGCCTGCTGATCCTGGTGTTCCTCGGCAAGCCCCGCTACGAGAACCTCAAGAGCGAGGACGGCCGCGACTACCACCCGCACGAGTCCGGTGCCACGATGACCATCCCGATGATCATCCTGGCCGTCGGCTCGGTCGGCATCGGCGCCTTCCTGGCGCTGGGCGACCGGCTCGCGGGCTGGCTGGAGCCGACCGTGGGCCCGCTGGCCGAGACCCACGGCCCGCTCTCGCACGGCATGATCGCGATCCTCACGGTGGCCATCTCCGCGCTCGGCGCGGTGATCGCGTTCCTGATCTTCGGCCGCGGCGAGCAGCCGGTGACCAGGCCCGCGCGGGTGTCGTTCCCGGTTCGCGCCGCGCGCGCCGAGCTCTACGGCAACCACCTCAACGAGGCCCTGGTCGGCAAGCCGGGCATCTGGCTGTCGCGGGCGCTGGTCTACGTCGACAACCGCGGCGTGGACGGCCTGGTCAACGGCATCGCCGCCGCGCTCGGCGGTAGCTCGGGTCGCCTGCGTCGCACGCAGACCGGCTTCGTGCGGTCGTACGCACTGACCATGCTCGGCGGCTCGATCCTGGTAGTGGCAGCGATGTTGATGGTGAGGTTCGCATGA
- the nuoI gene encoding NADH-quinone oxidoreductase subunit NuoI — MSVFDPLKGFGVTFSTMFKKVVTEEYPEAGAPAAPRYHGRHQLNRHPDGLEKCVGCELCAWACPADAIFVEGGDNTEDARYSPGERYGADYQINYLRCIGCGLCIEACPTRSLTMLNDYELADDDRQRLIFTKEQLLAPLLPGMEQPPHPMYLGDSEQDYYVNAPFLARKHGYPDAVGEEK, encoded by the coding sequence ATGAGCGTCTTCGATCCCTTGAAGGGCTTCGGAGTGACCTTCTCTACGATGTTCAAGAAGGTCGTCACCGAGGAGTACCCGGAGGCCGGTGCCCCGGCCGCGCCGCGCTACCACGGCCGCCACCAGCTCAACCGGCACCCGGACGGGCTGGAGAAGTGCGTCGGCTGCGAGCTGTGCGCCTGGGCGTGCCCGGCCGACGCGATCTTCGTCGAGGGCGGCGACAACACCGAGGACGCGCGCTACTCCCCGGGCGAGCGCTACGGCGCCGACTACCAGATCAACTACCTGCGCTGCATCGGCTGCGGCCTGTGCATCGAGGCGTGCCCGACCCGGTCGCTGACCATGCTCAACGACTACGAGCTGGCCGACGACGACCGGCAGCGGCTGATCTTCACCAAGGAGCAGCTGCTCGCGCCGCTGCTGCCGGGCATGGAGCAGCCACCGCACCCGATGTACCTCGGTGACAGCGAGCAGGACTACTACGTCAACGCTCCGTTCCTGGCCCGCAAGCACGGCTACCCGGACGCGGTCGGGGAGGAAAAGTGA
- the nuoH gene encoding NADH-quinone oxidoreductase subunit NuoH codes for MTRAQLLADDPIWLILIKAVVLLLLGAVATMAMIILERKIVARMQHRPGPNRVGPNGWFQSIADAIKLPFKEQIIPDTADRKVYFLAPIISVIPAFLAFTVIPFGPEVSIFGERTVLQLVDLPVGVLVVLACSSLGVYGIVLAGWASGSPYPLLGGLRSAAQVISYEIAMGLSIVAVILYTGSLSTGDIVDAQSTGWYFYLLIPSFLIYCISMVGETNRAPFDLPEAESELVGGFHTEYSSMKFALFFLAEYVNMVIVSAFCTTLFLGGYMAPWPISAIGDNMFNTGWWPLLWFFGKTWILLFVFIWLRGTLPRLRYDQFMRLGWKILVPANLVWIVLVVALRAFRNEAEISPQTILIAGGVVLVLLIGLSFLLPERKIDRDEGRVPVTGGGYPIPPLDLSIPDKNAKPARVRRAARREHAAVAAGEREAE; via the coding sequence ATGACCAGGGCCCAACTCCTGGCCGACGACCCGATCTGGCTCATCCTGATCAAGGCCGTCGTGCTGCTGCTGCTCGGCGCGGTCGCGACCATGGCGATGATCATTCTGGAGCGCAAGATCGTCGCCAGGATGCAGCACCGCCCCGGCCCCAACCGGGTCGGTCCGAACGGCTGGTTCCAGTCCATCGCGGACGCGATCAAGCTGCCGTTCAAGGAACAGATCATCCCCGACACGGCCGACCGGAAGGTCTACTTCCTGGCGCCGATCATCTCGGTGATCCCCGCGTTCCTGGCCTTCACCGTCATCCCGTTCGGCCCCGAGGTCTCGATCTTCGGCGAGCGCACGGTGTTGCAGCTGGTCGACCTGCCGGTCGGCGTGCTCGTGGTGCTGGCCTGCTCCTCGCTGGGCGTCTACGGCATCGTGCTCGCGGGTTGGGCCTCCGGCTCGCCGTACCCGCTGCTCGGCGGTCTGCGCTCGGCGGCCCAGGTGATCTCCTACGAGATCGCGATGGGGCTGTCGATCGTCGCGGTCATCCTCTACACCGGGTCGCTGTCCACCGGTGACATCGTCGACGCGCAATCCACCGGCTGGTATTTCTACCTGTTGATCCCGAGCTTCCTCATCTACTGCATCTCCATGGTCGGCGAGACCAACCGAGCCCCCTTCGACCTCCCCGAGGCCGAGTCGGAGCTGGTCGGCGGCTTCCACACCGAGTACAGCTCGATGAAGTTCGCCCTGTTCTTCCTCGCCGAGTACGTCAACATGGTCATCGTCTCCGCGTTCTGCACCACGCTGTTCCTCGGCGGGTACATGGCGCCGTGGCCCATCTCGGCCATCGGCGACAACATGTTCAATACCGGCTGGTGGCCGCTGCTGTGGTTCTTCGGCAAGACATGGATCCTGCTGTTCGTCTTCATCTGGCTGCGCGGCACGCTGCCCCGCCTGCGCTACGACCAGTTCATGCGACTGGGCTGGAAGATCCTGGTCCCGGCGAACCTGGTCTGGATCGTGCTCGTGGTGGCGCTGCGGGCGTTCCGCAACGAGGCTGAGATCTCTCCGCAGACGATCCTGATCGCGGGCGGTGTCGTGCTGGTGCTGCTCATCGGGCTCAGCTTCCTGCTGCCCGAGCGCAAGATCGACCGCGACGAGGGCCGCGTGCCGGTCACCGGCGGCGGCTACCCGATCCCGCCGCTGGACCTGTCGATCCCGGACAAGAACGCCAAGCCCGCGAGGGTCCGCCGGGCCGCGCGGCGTGAACACGCCGCCGTGGCCGCGGGTGAGAGGGAAGCAGAATGA
- a CDS encoding NADH-quinone oxidoreductase subunit M has translation MTPGVSQDGSWVLMVLLLLPLVGAGVVMALRANAKLAKQTALAFSLAEFAMAACAWAKYDADGARLQQSFSFDWIPAFGVHISFAVDGIALLMIAAIAVLIPLVIGAGWVDKLPEGRTAGGFFALILLEQALTIGVFAATDVFLFYVLFEIMLIPMYFLIGSFGGANRQYAAVKFFLYSFLGGLIMLASVIACYVMAGDELGQGTFDWATLVQVVSDAPLSTQIWLFLGFFAAFAIKAPLVPLHTWLPDATAEAPIGVAVLLVGILDKVGTFGFLRYLLPMFPAASVELAPLVLVMAIAGVVYGSILATGQTDMKRFVAYVSIAHFGFIALGIFSFSSQSLTGSVTYMLNHSIATGMLILVIGMVIARGGSTRIADYGGMSKLTPVLAGMLLIAGLSTLSLPGTNSFISEFLVLIGSYPNRPVFTIIATVGMVFAAIYVLWLYQRIMTGPLRGNALVAEEPLAGSSIDTAAGGSGTVLAPEVGAKKAIFDLDGREKLVLAPLLLLIIGLGVYPKPVLDVVNPTVGATMCEAALVDPVPAERPVQCR, from the coding sequence ATGACCCCCGGTGTGTCCCAGGACGGTTCCTGGGTCCTGATGGTCCTGCTCCTGCTGCCGCTGGTCGGCGCCGGAGTGGTGATGGCCCTGCGGGCCAACGCCAAGCTCGCCAAGCAGACCGCGCTCGCGTTCTCGCTCGCCGAGTTCGCGATGGCCGCCTGCGCGTGGGCCAAGTACGACGCCGACGGCGCGCGGCTGCAGCAGTCGTTCTCCTTCGACTGGATCCCCGCCTTCGGCGTGCACATCTCCTTCGCCGTGGACGGCATCGCGCTGCTGATGATCGCCGCCATCGCGGTGCTGATCCCGCTGGTGATCGGCGCGGGCTGGGTGGACAAGCTGCCCGAGGGCCGCACCGCGGGCGGGTTCTTCGCGCTGATCCTGCTGGAGCAGGCGCTCACGATCGGCGTGTTCGCCGCGACCGACGTGTTCCTGTTCTACGTGCTCTTCGAGATCATGCTGATCCCGATGTACTTCCTGATCGGCTCCTTCGGCGGGGCCAACCGGCAGTACGCGGCGGTCAAGTTCTTCCTGTACTCGTTCCTCGGCGGCCTGATCATGCTGGCTTCGGTGATCGCCTGCTACGTCATGGCGGGCGACGAACTGGGCCAGGGCACCTTCGACTGGGCCACCCTGGTCCAGGTCGTTTCCGACGCGCCGCTGAGCACGCAGATCTGGCTGTTCCTCGGCTTCTTCGCCGCGTTCGCGATCAAGGCGCCGCTGGTCCCGCTGCACACCTGGCTGCCCGACGCCACCGCGGAGGCGCCCATCGGCGTGGCGGTGCTGCTCGTCGGCATCCTGGACAAGGTCGGCACCTTCGGCTTCCTGCGCTACCTGCTGCCGATGTTCCCCGCCGCCAGCGTGGAACTCGCGCCGCTGGTGCTGGTGATGGCCATCGCGGGCGTGGTCTACGGGTCGATCCTGGCCACCGGGCAGACCGACATGAAGCGGTTCGTCGCCTACGTGTCGATCGCCCACTTCGGCTTCATCGCGCTGGGCATCTTCTCGTTCAGCTCGCAGTCGCTGACCGGCTCGGTCACCTACATGCTCAACCACAGCATCGCCACCGGCATGCTGATCCTGGTCATCGGCATGGTGATCGCCCGCGGCGGCAGCACCCGCATCGCCGACTACGGCGGCATGTCGAAGCTGACCCCGGTGCTGGCGGGCATGCTGCTGATCGCCGGTCTGAGCACGCTGTCGCTGCCCGGCACCAACTCGTTCATCAGCGAGTTCCTGGTGCTCATCGGCTCGTACCCGAACCGGCCGGTGTTCACCATCATCGCCACCGTCGGCATGGTCTTCGCCGCGATCTACGTTCTCTGGCTCTACCAGCGGATCATGACCGGCCCCTTGCGCGGCAACGCTCTCGTCGCCGAAGAACCGCTTGCGGGTTCGAGCATTGATACAGCGGCCGGTGGTTCGGGCACAGTGCTGGCCCCCGAGGTCGGCGCCAAGAAGGCGATCTTCGATCTGGACGGCAGGGAGAAGCTGGTGCTCGCGCCGCTGCTTCTGCTGATCATCGGTCTGGGCGTGTACCCGAAGCCGGTACTCGACGTCGTGAACCCCACCGTGGGCGCCACGATGTGTGAGGCGGCCCTGGTCGACCCGGTTCCCGCAGAAAGGCCAGTGCAGTGTCGGTAA